One window of the Mytilus galloprovincialis chromosome 14, xbMytGall1.hap1.1, whole genome shotgun sequence genome contains the following:
- the LOC143059327 gene encoding elongation factor Ts, mitochondrial-like, with protein MLKHAIRWTGLMRCYSTQVDKAALSKLRKKTGIAFINCKKALVKFDNNVEQAEKWLQEEAKKEGWAKATKLQNRKMAQGLVGLIYDKSHVTMVEVNCETDFVARTDKFKTFVTHLATVCHQHSKHINDTKSLLMKSEVGGVKSGTDNSSSIADLVAMEIGNIGENMQLRRALFYKATNDLQLGSYVYGPAGKPLWIKNVQLGKYAAVVQFSQIINGTKVIPGHSLSQQLGQHIVGMHPKTIGNYDDIALESSKDEEIETDENVSNNSSAENAEKYENEAQDSREGESDDEIENLPKEKEKDESRFLFQEYLMDPDTKVYEILTENNMKVMDFVRFEVGEELPEESEADDKVSTSS; from the exons atgtTAAAGCATGCTATCAGATGGACAGGATTAATGAGATGTTACAGTACACAAGTTGATAAAGCCGCCCTCAGTAAATTAAGGAAAAAGACAGGAATTGCTTTCATTAACTGCAAGAAAGCTTTAGTGAAGTTTGATAATAATGTTGAACAG GCAGAGAAATGGTTACAAGAAGAGGCAAAGAAAGAAGGATGGGCAAAAGCTACAAAGTTACAGAACAGGAAAATGGCTCAGGGACTTGTTGGTTTAATATATGATAAAAGTCATGTGACTATGGTTGAG gttaATTGTGAAACTGATTTTGTAGCCAGAACAGACAAGTTTAAAACTTTTGTAACCCACCTAGCAACAGTTTGTCACCAACACAGCAAACATATCAACGATACAAAG TCCCTCCTAATGAAGTCTGAAGTAGGAGGAGTTAAATCtggaacagacaacagcagtTCAATAGCAGACTTGGTTGCCATGGAGATAGGAAATATTGGAGAAAACATGCAACTAAGACGAGCCCTATTTTATAAAGCTACCAATGATTTACAATTAGGATCTTATGTGTATGGTCCTGCAG gtAAACCACTGTGGATAAAAAATGTTCAGTTAGGAAAATATGCTGCTGTTGTTCAATTTAGTCAAATAATAAATGGTACAAAGGTCATCCCAGGTCATAGTCTAAGTCAGCAACTAGGTCAACATATTGTTGGCATGCATCCAAAAACAATTGGTAACTATGACGATATAGCTTTAGAGAGTAGTAAAGATGAAGAGATTGAAACTGATGAAAATGTGTCAAACAACAGCTCCGCAGAGAATGCAGAGAAATATGAAAATGAGGCTCAAGATTCAAGGGAAGGAGAAAGTGatgatgaaattgaaaatttaccgaaagaaaaagaaaaagatgaatCACGATTCTTATTTCAAGAATATTTAATGGACCCTGATACAAAAGTGTATGAAATTTTAACAGAGAACAATATGAAAGTAATGGACTTTGTTAGATTTGAAGTTGGTGAAGAACTTCCTGAAGAATCAGAAGCAGATGACAAAGTGTCTACATCTTCATAa